Sequence from the Mycobacterium florentinum genome:
AGTGATATCTGACAACAGTCGTCCCGACACCAAAACACTTCCAGGAGAAGCGATTTCGGCCGCAATCTGTGCCTCGGCGGAAACTTCGTAGTCGAATCCCGAGATCGTCAAACCCTCATCGGAGCCGGTCAACAACACGCCGGACAGCACGGGAACCGCCGGACGGCTCGGCAGGTTCTTCGCAACCCACGACACCGCGTCGGCAAAAGATTCTCGGACCAGGCGAAACTTCAGATCGGTGAGACCAGCACTTGTCGTCGCCACGTCCATAGCGTCCCTTCACCTACCAAAGTTCAAAATCCAGGGCCCCGCAACGAACGTCCATGACGGGTAACGCGTCACGACGTCCACAACGGGAGTCGAATCACAACCGTAGAGCTTCTGCGCCCATCTTGAAAGCTAATCGCAAAGGCCGACAAGCCGAGTGGACGACAGCTTCGCGGGTGCTGTGTAGCGACGTGTCCCCAAACCTGTTCTTCAAAGAAGAAACAACGAATAGATCTCAGTACCAGTATTAAGGCCTGTGCATTCTGGGGACAGACCCACAGCGGTGCAGCTAGCACGGCGATCTGCTTGTGGATGACACGGTTGGTAACTGTGCAGCCGATGTTGGGCCACTGGGGATGGGTCGGCGGTGTGCAGGTCAGCCCAGATCGCTGCACTGTTATTTGGCACGTTTGTACACAATGCTGCGCACATCGTTGGGGTGTGACTGGAGTTACAGACGTGCGGGAAGTTTTTTGAAAAAGTTTGGCGCGCGGTGGCCGAAATCAGCGCTTGGAGCGCTGACGGATGCGAGTGGTGAGTTCTTTGACGTGATCGAAGACCTCACGCCGCTCGGCCATCTCGGACAAGATCTTTCGTTGCGCGTACATGACCGTGGTGTGGTCCCGGCCGAACGCCTGGCCGATCTTCGGGAGTGACAGATCGGTGAGCTCGCGACACAGGTACATCGCGATCTGGCGCGACTGAGCCAGCGCCCGGGTCTTGCCGGGCCCGCGTAACTCTTCGACCGTGGTGTCGAAGTATTCGGCGGTGGCGGCCATGATGGTCGCCGCGCTGATTTGCATGGTGCTGGCATCGGCGATCAGGTCGCGCAGCACGATCTCGGCCAGCGACTTGTCGATCGGCGTCTTGTTCAGCGAGGCGAACGCGGTGACGCGGATCAGGGCTCCCTCGAGCTCGCGGATGTTGCGTTCAATGCTGCTGGCGATGAGCTCGAGGACATCGTCGGGTACCGCGAGTCGTTCCATCTGTGCTTTCTTGCGCAGAATCGCGATACGGGTTTCCAGTTCGGGCGGCTGGACGTCGGTGATCAGGCCCCACTCGAACCGGGTTCGCAGCCGGTCTTCCAGGGTGGCGAGTTGTTTGGGTGGCCGGTCCGACGAGATGACGATCTGCTTGTTGGCGTTGTGCAGCGTGTTGAAGGTGTGGAAGAACTCTTCCTGGATGCCTTCTTTGCCCTCGATGAACTGAATGTCATCGACCAGCAGCACATCGACGTCGCGGTAGCTGCGCTTGAACGCGACCTTGCGATCGTCGCGAAGCGAGTTGATGAAGTCGTTGGTGAATTCCTCGGTGGACACGTACTTGACGCGCATGCCAGGGAAGAGCCGCTGCGCGTAATTGCCTGCGGCATGCAACAAGTGGGTCTTGCCCAACCCGGACTCGCCCCAGATGAAAAGGGGGTTGTAGGCGCGGGCCGGCGCTTCGGCGATGGCCAGGGCCGCGGCATGGGCAAACCGATTCGAGGCGCCGATGACGAAAGTTTCGAAGGTGTAGCGCCGGTTGAGGCTGGTTCCGCCGGCGGCCGCGGCGGCGTCGTTGCTGTGCGGCCGTTCGGCGAAGTAGTTGGGCCAGTTCTGCTCGACGCCGATCGCTTCACCGTTTTCGTCGGCCTCGTCAGCGTCACTTGACGTTTCTAGCCCGACGTCATCGGTGAAGGTGTCGCCTTGCGGAATAGGGGCGTCGTCCGCGTCGTCGGCGGGCGGAGCGATGCGCACTCCCAGTTGAATCTGTTGGCCGAGCCGTCGGCTCAGCGCATCCGTGATCGGGGTGCGCAGATGCCGCTCGATCTCGTTCTGCACAAAACTGCTCGGCACCGACAGCAGGGCGAAGCCCTCGACGATGGTCAGCGGCTGAACAAGATTGAGCCACGCGCGCTGCTGCGGGGTGAGCGGGGTGACAAGAGTCGTGCGATTACCGGGGGCACCGTCCGTGTCGGAATCGCCGTTGAGTTCAGAGACGACCGCATTCCACACTGTCGTGAAACCAGAACCGGGGTCATCGGTCAACGACGCATCTCCCTGGTCCGACATCGAGGCGCAATCATGCTGGCGACAAAGCAACTGTCCACATAGTTATACACAGGTGTGGACAGGATAGGCGTACACGGGCCGCAACCTACCGGCGACGGCTCGCGATCCACGGACTGGAGACAACCCGGGCTAGGTCGCCTGCACAGCAGGTAGATCCGCCATCATGCTTCGTTGTCGAGCGCCGCTCCGGTCTGAAACGGCATTGCCCGAAGCTAACAGTTTTCCGTGCGGCTGCCAACAGTTCTGCTGTATTCCAGTCACGTTCTTTAGGGTGTGCCAGGGCGTGCTGCGGCTTGTCGAAGATGTCGTGCCGGAGGGCCGCGCCGGAAGCCAAGATTTCAACCCGGGTGTCAGTGCGACCGTTGGGGCAGGCCAAGTTTGACCCAGCGAACGCTCGTCAGTACCCTCATACAGTCGCCCGAAAGTCGGCGATACGGCTGCGACCCAGGAGTTATTCGCCCGGGGACCGCGCCGGCCAGCAGCATGAACTACCTTTCGACCGAATCACGAAGCAATCTAGCTGAGCCAAACGTGAACGGCCGGATGGCGGGGACAAGCTTCTAGCGAAACAGAACGAGGAGAACGCCGTGGCCAAGGGCAAGCGGACCTTCCAGCCGAACAACCGACGCCGGGCGCGGGTGCATGGCTTTCGGCTGCGCATGCGTACCCGTGCCGGGCGCGCCATCGTGTCTGGGCGGCGCCGCAAGGGCCGCCGCGCGCTATCTGCCTGATCTGATCCGACAGGCGTGTTGGCGGTGCTTCCCGCGCGCAACCGCATGAGGCGGTCACGGGAATTCGACGCGACAGTGAAATATGGGGTGCGCACCGCGCAGCCCGATCTCGTCGTCCACGTGCGGCGCGGAGATGAAGGCGAACCCGGCCCGCGGGTCGGGCTGATTGTCGCGAAGTCCGTCGGTTCGGCCGTCGATCGTCATCGGGTCTCGCGCCGGCTGCGGCACGCGGTCGCCGGCATGCTGACCGATCTCGATCACCGCGATCAGGTGGTGATCCGCGCGCTGCCGACCAGCCGCCAGGTGTCGTCGACGTGGTTGGAGCAAGAGTTGCGCAGAGGCCTGCGCCGCGCCTTCGAACGCGCGGGGACGGACCGTTGACCGTGACGGCGCCGGCGCGCGCGGGAGTGGGTGTTGCAAGCAGGACCGTGGTGCGCGGGGTGGTCTTCCTGATCCAGCTGTACCGGCACATGGTGTCACCCCTTCGCCCGGCGACGTGTCGCTTCATGCCGACCTGCAGTCAGTACGCCGTCGAGGCCCTCACCGAATACGGGTTGATTCGGGGGAGCTGGCTCGCGGCGGCCCGGCTCGCCAAATGCGGACCATGGCATCGGGGAGGATGGGACCCGATACCGGAACGTGCCTCAGAACACCGGGATAGCCGGGTGGACGTTGCAGACACCAGCGCCGTCGGGGATGACCCGGCGCCGCGAGGGGAGAGTGAACCTTTTGTCGTTTGATCTGTTTAGCCTCGACTTCGTCTACTACCCGGTGTCGTGGATCATGTGGGTTTGGTACAAGCTGTTCGGCGCCCTGTTGGGACCCTCGAACTTCTTCGCGTGGGCGCTGTCGGTGATGTTCCTCGTCTTCACCTTGCGCGCGCTGCTCTACAAGCCGTTCGTGCGGCAGATCCGCACCACCCGGCAGATGCAGGAGCTGCAGCCACAGATCAAGGCGCTGCAGAAGAAGTACGGCAAGGATCGTCAGCGCATGGCGCTCGAGATGCAGAAGCTGCAACGCGAGCACGGGTTCAACCCGATCCTGGGCTGCCTGCCGATGCTCGCCCAGATCCCGGTGTTCTTGGGGCTCTATCACGTGCTGCGCTCGTTCAACCGGACGACGGGCGGCTTCGGACAGCCGCAGATGTCAGTCGCCCAAAACCGGTTGACGGGTAACTACATGTTCAGCCCGACCGACGTCGGGCACTTCCTGGACGCGAATCTGTTCGGCGCTCCGATCGGTGCGTCCATGACGCAGCGCACCGGGTTGGATGCCTTCATCGATTTCAGCCGGCCCTCAGTCATCTTGGTGGGCGCCCCGGTGATGATCTTGGCGGGCATTGCCACCTACTTCAACAGCCGGGCATCGGTGGCGCGGCAAAGTCCCGAGGCCGCCGCCAATCCGCAGACCGCCATGATGAACAAAATGGCGCTGTACGTGTTCCCACTCGGCGTCGTCGTCGGCGGTCCGTTCCTGCCGTTGGCCATCATCCTGTACTGGTTCGCCAACAACATCTGGACCTTCGGCCAGCAGCACTACGTCTTCAACATGATTGAGAAAGAGGACGAAGCCAAAAAGCAAGAGGTGCTGCAACGCCGGGCGGCCAACGCACCGGCGCCGGGAGCCAAGCCCAAGCGCAAGGCAGCGCCGGCCGGTGGCAACGGTGCTCCGCCGGCGGACGACGACAGCGCATCGACGACGGATGCCGGGGGCGGCGGGACCGAAGGAAAGACAACGGACGCGACACCCGACAAACCGGATACGGCCGGAGGCGCCGATGGCCCGGCCAACCGCGCGCCCCGACCCGGGGCTCGACCAAAGCGACGGAAGCGCTGACGAACAGTGCCACAGCTTTACCGGGCCGTCTCCGGAGAGTGACCCGAATGAGACAGGGACGGACCCATGGATGAGGGAGAGAAAATGACGGACGCTGACACCACCGAACGCGAGTTGGACACCCAGCTGGTGGTCGAGGACGAAGCCGAGGATGCGACGGCGGCAGAGGCCGGTGCGGACGATGGTGACGACCTGGAGGAGCGGTTGGTCGCCGAGGGCGAGATCGCCGGCGACTATCTGGAAGAGCTGTTGGATCTGCTGGACTTCGACGGCGACATCGATCTGGACGTCGAGGGCAACCGCGCGGTCGTCAGCATCGACGGCAGCGACGACTTGAACAAGTTGGTGGGCCGCGGCGGCGAGGTGCTCGATGCGCTGCAGGAGTTGACGCGGCTGGCCGTCCATCAGAAGACCGGCGTGCGTAGCCGGCTGATGCTCGACATCGCGAGCTGGCGCCGACGGCGCCGCGAGGAACTGGCCGCCCTGGGCGACAAGGTGGCGCGGCGCGTGCTGGAGAGCGGCGAGCGTGAAGAGCTCAAGCCGATGACGCCGTTCGAGCGGAAGATCGTCCACGACGCCGTCGCGGCGGTCGACGGAGTCCACAGCGAGAGCGAAGGCGTTGAGCCGAGCCGCCGCGTTATCGTCCTGCACGATTAGTCGGGACCGGGTTACAGCGGTGTAGTTCACCCCGCGCGCACGGTGCTTTAGGTCCGAAGACCGGAGGAATGTTTCACGTGAAACATGTCGGCGGATCCGATGGGGCAGCGGCGCCGGCCGACGCGGGGAACCCTGACGGGCCCGGCCCGGCACCCGCTGCGGCATCGGACATCTTCGGGCCGCGGCTCAACAC
This genomic interval carries:
- the yidD gene encoding membrane protein insertion efficiency factor YidD → MTAPARAGVGVASRTVVRGVVFLIQLYRHMVSPLRPATCRFMPTCSQYAVEALTEYGLIRGSWLAAARLAKCGPWHRGGWDPIPERASEHRDSRVDVADTSAVGDDPAPRGESEPFVV
- the dnaA gene encoding chromosomal replication initiator protein DnaA; this translates as MTDDPGSGFTTVWNAVVSELNGDSDTDGAPGNRTTLVTPLTPQQRAWLNLVQPLTIVEGFALLSVPSSFVQNEIERHLRTPITDALSRRLGQQIQLGVRIAPPADDADDAPIPQGDTFTDDVGLETSSDADEADENGEAIGVEQNWPNYFAERPHSNDAAAAAGGTSLNRRYTFETFVIGASNRFAHAAALAIAEAPARAYNPLFIWGESGLGKTHLLHAAGNYAQRLFPGMRVKYVSTEEFTNDFINSLRDDRKVAFKRSYRDVDVLLVDDIQFIEGKEGIQEEFFHTFNTLHNANKQIVISSDRPPKQLATLEDRLRTRFEWGLITDVQPPELETRIAILRKKAQMERLAVPDDVLELIASSIERNIRELEGALIRVTAFASLNKTPIDKSLAEIVLRDLIADASTMQISAATIMAATAEYFDTTVEELRGPGKTRALAQSRQIAMYLCRELTDLSLPKIGQAFGRDHTTVMYAQRKILSEMAERREVFDHVKELTTRIRQRSKR
- a CDS encoding Jag family protein, which translates into the protein MTDADTTERELDTQLVVEDEAEDATAAEAGADDGDDLEERLVAEGEIAGDYLEELLDLLDFDGDIDLDVEGNRAVVSIDGSDDLNKLVGRGGEVLDALQELTRLAVHQKTGVRSRLMLDIASWRRRRREELAALGDKVARRVLESGEREELKPMTPFERKIVHDAVAAVDGVHSESEGVEPSRRVIVLHD
- the yidC gene encoding membrane protein insertase YidC yields the protein MTRRREGRVNLLSFDLFSLDFVYYPVSWIMWVWYKLFGALLGPSNFFAWALSVMFLVFTLRALLYKPFVRQIRTTRQMQELQPQIKALQKKYGKDRQRMALEMQKLQREHGFNPILGCLPMLAQIPVFLGLYHVLRSFNRTTGGFGQPQMSVAQNRLTGNYMFSPTDVGHFLDANLFGAPIGASMTQRTGLDAFIDFSRPSVILVGAPVMILAGIATYFNSRASVARQSPEAAANPQTAMMNKMALYVFPLGVVVGGPFLPLAIILYWFANNIWTFGQQHYVFNMIEKEDEAKKQEVLQRRAANAPAPGAKPKRKAAPAGGNGAPPADDDSASTTDAGGGGTEGKTTDATPDKPDTAGGADGPANRAPRPGARPKRRKR
- the rpmH gene encoding 50S ribosomal protein L34; amino-acid sequence: MAKGKRTFQPNNRRRARVHGFRLRMRTRAGRAIVSGRRRKGRRALSA
- the rnpA gene encoding ribonuclease P protein component, with product MLPARNRMRRSREFDATVKYGVRTAQPDLVVHVRRGDEGEPGPRVGLIVAKSVGSAVDRHRVSRRLRHAVAGMLTDLDHRDQVVIRALPTSRQVSSTWLEQELRRGLRRAFERAGTDR